A stretch of Burkholderia sp. HI2500 DNA encodes these proteins:
- a CDS encoding spermidine synthase: MAEDRISYDAFVRFLATPLNDGRPFVLETQHALSLHFDHFGTQSFMSLRDPGRLELGYTRVMMGFLLLQPEPAHICMLGLGGGSLAKYCYRHLPGATIDAVEINPDVIALRDVFRIPVDDGRFTVVCADGADHLDRADVRTDVILHDAFVADGMRGRCTGAAFLAACHARLSENGVLAINFMDDDPALPEHLEQLRSVFGMSYTLAPCGDDNNFIAFAWKGGSRLPSLRILLERALACARAGELKLAATARRMKAGESVDPQRLVMRAQPHGRWEIGA; the protein is encoded by the coding sequence ATGGCCGAGGATCGAATTTCCTACGACGCGTTCGTCAGGTTCCTGGCGACGCCGCTGAACGACGGCCGGCCGTTCGTGCTGGAGACGCAGCACGCGCTTTCGCTGCACTTCGACCATTTCGGCACGCAGAGCTTCATGTCGCTCCGGGATCCGGGCCGGCTCGAGCTCGGCTATACGCGCGTGATGATGGGCTTTCTGCTGCTGCAGCCCGAGCCCGCGCACATCTGCATGCTCGGGCTCGGCGGTGGTTCGCTGGCGAAGTACTGCTACCGGCACTTGCCCGGCGCGACGATCGACGCGGTCGAGATCAATCCGGACGTGATCGCGCTGCGTGACGTTTTCAGGATTCCCGTTGATGACGGCCGGTTCACGGTGGTGTGCGCCGACGGCGCGGATCATCTGGACAGGGCGGATGTCCGGACGGACGTGATCCTGCACGACGCGTTCGTCGCCGACGGCATGCGGGGCCGCTGTACGGGCGCCGCATTCCTCGCCGCATGTCACGCGCGCCTGAGCGAAAACGGCGTGCTGGCAATCAACTTCATGGACGACGATCCCGCGCTGCCGGAGCATCTCGAGCAGTTGCGATCCGTATTCGGCATGTCGTATACGCTGGCGCCGTGCGGCGACGACAACAACTTCATCGCGTTCGCATGGAAGGGTGGCAGCCGGCTGCCGTCGCTGCGGATCCTGCTCGAACGCGCACTGGCGTGTGCGCGGGCCGGCGAGCTCAAGCTGGCGGCCACGGCGAGGCGGATGAAGGCCGGGGAGAGCGTCGACCCGCAGCGGCTGGTGATGCGTGCGCAGCCGCACGGGCGATGGGAAATCGGCGCGTAG
- a CDS encoding ribbon-helix-helix protein, CopG family produces METKTARLTVLIDPAKKEAFEMLCAEQDLTPSQVVRQLIREYLDRHGVTYKTKSALGKRVK; encoded by the coding sequence ATGGAAACGAAAACCGCCCGCCTGACCGTCCTGATCGATCCCGCGAAAAAGGAAGCCTTCGAGATGCTCTGCGCGGAGCAGGATCTCACGCCGTCGCAAGTCGTGCGGCAACTGATCCGCGAGTATCTCGACCGCCACGGCGTAACGTACAAGACCAAGAGCGCGCTCGGCAAGCGCGTGAAGTAA
- a CDS encoding HPr family phosphocarrier protein produces MATVVFVEIGPAWNRNRGHAARAAAADAARGFESDILLIANGISSDAKDSAAVAALQVHGGTSAQVLATGPDEEAALQALLPVLQAR; encoded by the coding sequence GTGGCAACCGTTGTGTTCGTTGAAATCGGCCCCGCGTGGAACCGCAACCGCGGCCACGCCGCACGAGCAGCCGCCGCCGACGCGGCGCGCGGCTTCGAAAGCGACATCCTGCTGATCGCGAACGGGATCAGCAGCGATGCGAAGGACAGCGCCGCCGTCGCGGCGCTGCAGGTGCACGGCGGCACGTCCGCACAGGTGCTGGCCACCGGCCCCGACGAGGAGGCAGCCCTGCAGGCGCTGCTGCCCGTGCTGCAAGCGCGCTGA
- the benD gene encoding benzoate diol dehydrogenase BenD has translation MQRFSGKVIVVTGAAQGIGRGVALRAAAEGGRVLFVDRADFVADVAAEATGGETAGFVADLETYDGAHAAIAYAAQTFGGVDILINGVGGAIRMRPFAEFEPAQIDAEIRRSLMPTLYTCHAVLPHLLARGGGTIVNISSNATRGIRRVPYSAAKGGVNALTAALAMEYAEHNIRVVATAPGGTSAPPRRVPRNAAGDSEQEQAWMGEAVRQVTESTFFKRYGSLDEQIAPILFLASDEASYITGTVLPVAGGDTG, from the coding sequence ATGCAACGATTCTCTGGCAAGGTCATCGTCGTCACGGGCGCCGCGCAGGGCATCGGCCGTGGCGTCGCGCTGCGCGCGGCGGCCGAAGGCGGCAGGGTGCTGTTCGTCGATCGCGCGGATTTCGTCGCCGACGTCGCGGCCGAAGCGACCGGTGGCGAGACGGCCGGCTTCGTCGCCGATCTCGAAACCTACGACGGTGCGCATGCGGCGATCGCGTACGCCGCGCAGACGTTCGGCGGCGTCGACATCCTGATCAACGGCGTCGGCGGCGCGATTCGCATGCGCCCGTTCGCCGAATTCGAGCCCGCGCAGATCGATGCGGAAATCCGCCGTTCGCTGATGCCGACGCTCTATACGTGCCACGCGGTGCTGCCGCACCTGCTCGCGCGCGGCGGCGGCACGATCGTCAACATCTCGTCGAACGCGACGCGCGGCATCCGCCGCGTGCCGTACTCGGCGGCGAAGGGCGGCGTCAATGCGCTGACGGCAGCGCTCGCGATGGAATACGCGGAGCACAACATCCGGGTCGTGGCGACCGCGCCGGGCGGCACCAGCGCGCCGCCGCGCCGCGTGCCGCGCAATGCGGCCGGTGACAGCGAGCAGGAACAGGCATGGATGGGCGAGGCGGTGCGCCAGGTCACCGAGTCGACGTTCTTCAAGCGCTACGGCAGCCTCGACGAGCAGATCGCGCCGATCCTGTTCCTCGCGTCCGACGAGGCGAGCTACATCACCGGCACGGTCCTGCCGGTCGCGGGCGGCGATACGGGTTGA
- a CDS encoding DUF1641 domain-containing protein, producing the protein MTERQSPETTPPHPEPSAHDALEHLLGSLHRHGFLHLATEVVSANARLADTFVDALDKPGMQSGMQNLAVLLMALSRIPPEQFGKAVFAAADALHHVGAWQPAQHEHVAPGVRGVYRLLHDEALWDALTPLLEGLKVFAQGLARAPETPVTAPGEKTTGT; encoded by the coding sequence ATGACCGAACGTCAGTCCCCCGAAACGACGCCTCCGCACCCGGAGCCCAGCGCGCACGATGCGCTCGAACATTTGCTCGGCAGCCTGCACCGGCATGGATTCCTGCATTTGGCGACCGAGGTCGTCAGCGCGAACGCGCGGCTGGCCGACACGTTCGTCGATGCGCTCGACAAGCCGGGCATGCAGAGCGGCATGCAGAATCTCGCGGTGCTGTTGATGGCGCTGTCGCGCATTCCGCCCGAGCAGTTCGGCAAGGCCGTGTTCGCGGCCGCCGACGCGCTGCATCACGTCGGCGCGTGGCAGCCGGCGCAGCACGAGCATGTCGCACCGGGCGTGCGCGGCGTCTACCGGCTGCTGCACGACGAAGCACTGTGGGACGCGCTGACGCCGTTGCTGGAAGGGTTGAAGGTGTTCGCGCAAGGGCTGGCGCGCGCCCCGGAGACGCCCGTTACAGCGCCCGGCGAGAAGACGACGGGCACCTGA
- a CDS encoding RidA family protein, whose product MRDRKAIVPAGMEAVYEKIGYAPGLKVGDTLYVSGQIGRDAAMQLVDGREAQIVQAFENLKLVLEAAGASFNDVVDLTTFHTDMRDLPLFMQVRDRYLAAHPKPAWTAVGAHMLGGAPGYIVEIKAVAVLPA is encoded by the coding sequence ATGCGTGATCGCAAAGCCATCGTTCCGGCGGGAATGGAAGCGGTGTACGAGAAAATCGGCTATGCACCGGGCCTGAAGGTCGGCGATACGCTGTACGTATCCGGCCAGATCGGCCGCGATGCGGCGATGCAGCTCGTCGACGGCCGTGAAGCGCAGATCGTGCAGGCGTTCGAGAATCTGAAGCTTGTGCTGGAGGCGGCAGGCGCATCGTTCAACGACGTGGTCGACCTGACGACCTTCCATACCGACATGCGCGACCTGCCGTTGTTCATGCAGGTGCGCGACCGCTACCTCGCGGCGCACCCGAAGCCGGCGTGGACGGCGGTCGGTGCGCACATGCTGGGCGGCGCGCCCGGCTATATCGTCGAGATCAAGGCGGTGGCCGTGTTGCCGGCGTGA
- a CDS encoding YoaK family protein — MPAQYFRNLTGKHRSATANRQLGFSLAFVAGAANAGGFLAVKQYTSHMSGIVSAIADQTALGDVRLALAGISSLGSFLIGASCSAILVNWGRRRGLHSQFMLPLLVEAALLLLFGLLGSHLALWETFFVPVTVTLLCFIMGLQNATITKLSGAEIRTTHMTGIVTDLGIELGKLFYWNRSAVDVDAQAVVANRSKLRIHATMLASFFIGGLAGAIGFKHVGYVSTVPLAAVLVTLAIVPVIDDLLALLRSRR, encoded by the coding sequence ATGCCAGCGCAGTACTTTCGAAACCTGACGGGAAAACACCGCAGCGCGACCGCGAACCGTCAGCTCGGGTTTTCGCTGGCGTTCGTCGCCGGCGCGGCCAATGCCGGCGGCTTCCTCGCGGTCAAGCAATACACGTCGCACATGAGCGGCATCGTGTCGGCGATCGCCGACCAGACGGCGCTCGGCGACGTGCGGCTCGCGCTGGCCGGCATCAGCTCGCTGGGGTCGTTCCTGATCGGCGCCAGCTGCTCGGCGATCCTCGTCAACTGGGGCCGCCGTCGCGGCCTGCACAGCCAGTTCATGCTGCCGCTGCTGGTCGAGGCCGCGCTGCTGCTCCTGTTCGGGCTGCTCGGCAGCCACCTCGCGCTGTGGGAAACCTTCTTCGTGCCGGTGACCGTGACGCTGCTGTGCTTCATCATGGGGCTGCAGAACGCGACGATCACGAAGCTGTCGGGCGCGGAGATCCGCACGACGCACATGACGGGCATCGTGACCGACCTCGGCATCGAGCTCGGGAAGCTGTTCTACTGGAACCGGTCGGCGGTCGACGTCGACGCGCAGGCGGTCGTCGCCAACCGCTCGAAACTGCGGATTCACGCGACGATGCTCGCGTCGTTCTTCATCGGCGGCCTGGCCGGCGCGATCGGCTTCAAGCATGTCGGCTACGTGTCGACCGTGCCGCTTGCCGCGGTGCTCGTCACGCTCGCGATCGTGCCGGTGATCGACGACCTGCTCGCGTTGCTCCGCAGCAGGCGCTGA
- a CDS encoding twin transmembrane helix small protein has product MKTLLVSVAFAMIIASLIFALYFMNHDRGKSKRMAWSLAARVGLSVTLFLSLLIAYKLGWIEPTGLPIGR; this is encoded by the coding sequence ATGAAAACTCTGCTGGTTTCCGTGGCATTCGCGATGATCATCGCGAGCCTGATCTTCGCGCTGTATTTCATGAATCACGATCGCGGCAAGTCCAAGCGGATGGCATGGTCGCTCGCGGCACGCGTCGGGCTGTCGGTCACGCTGTTCCTGTCGCTGCTGATCGCTTACAAGCTGGGCTGGATCGAGCCGACCGGGTTGCCGATCGGGCGCTGA
- a CDS encoding GNAT family N-acetyltransferase has protein sequence MPPVSSPPVLDTPRLILEGHPLGDFEALATMWAEPKVVEHIFSGKPSAPRDSWMRMLAYRGLWPLLGYGYWAIREKASGRYVGDLGFADFHRLIEPSIRGVPEAGWALATWAHGKGYATEALSAALAWLDGQHRFERSVCLIAPTNVASIRVAEKAGYGEPVQIRFNDTDSLLFSRARR, from the coding sequence ATGCCGCCTGTCTCCTCCCCGCCCGTTCTCGATACGCCGCGTCTCATCCTCGAAGGCCATCCGCTCGGCGACTTCGAGGCGCTCGCCACGATGTGGGCCGAGCCGAAGGTCGTCGAGCACATCTTCAGCGGCAAGCCGTCCGCGCCGCGCGACTCGTGGATGCGCATGCTCGCGTATCGCGGGCTGTGGCCGCTGCTCGGCTATGGGTACTGGGCGATTCGCGAGAAGGCGTCGGGCCGCTATGTCGGCGATCTGGGCTTCGCCGATTTCCACCGGCTCATCGAGCCGTCGATTCGCGGCGTGCCGGAAGCCGGCTGGGCCCTTGCGACGTGGGCGCACGGCAAGGGTTACGCGACCGAGGCGCTCTCGGCCGCGCTGGCATGGCTCGACGGGCAACACCGGTTCGAGCGCAGCGTGTGCCTGATCGCGCCGACCAACGTCGCGTCGATCCGCGTGGCGGAAAAGGCGGGTTATGGGGAGCCGGTGCAGATCCGGTTCAACGATACCGACTCATTGCTGTTTTCGCGCGCGCGCCGATAG
- a CDS encoding sensor histidine kinase: MYSILPAFVSALFLGFGLYVLATKGLTRVSVPFALMCATTFVWQGTWAFLFQTTDADVANVLVKAGYLFILFLPTTFYHFVTEIVSRRDERPIIFASYGLSVLLAVLLVTSNAVVDGFRPHFFGPYPKAGPLHPLHVVQTVLLVCRSGWLLIEARRQGRARDVRQLLTQCLVSLGLYSLAATDYAVNYGVDFYPVGVLFIAISLGILATSIVRYGLMGPYLLAATVAHEVATPLAAIGLHADELRAVLPELLRGYRLAVQHRLCADSLYPGQLERLPTLASSIRRQVDTTSTVVEMSLASFTLDRLDRHSFAAYPIRGCVDAAVDRFPFRPGERDRVSVDAIDTDIRFFGSDSLVIFVIFNLLKNALYAIHANGRGQIEIDAHRSNGYCVVRFSDTGPGIAPDVLPQIFDAFFSTKSHGRGAGMGLSFCRRACEALGGTITCESVPGIRTTFTIRLPEPGAPADPTLNGPPALPPRYRIG; this comes from the coding sequence ATGTACTCGATCTTGCCTGCGTTCGTATCTGCGTTGTTTCTCGGGTTCGGCCTCTACGTGCTGGCCACCAAGGGGCTCACGCGGGTATCCGTCCCGTTCGCCCTGATGTGCGCGACGACCTTCGTCTGGCAGGGAACGTGGGCCTTCCTGTTCCAGACCACCGACGCGGACGTCGCCAACGTGCTGGTCAAGGCCGGCTATCTGTTCATCCTTTTTCTGCCGACGACCTTCTATCATTTCGTGACGGAGATCGTGTCGCGTCGGGACGAGCGGCCGATCATATTCGCGTCCTACGGACTCAGCGTCCTGCTGGCCGTGCTGCTGGTCACGAGCAATGCGGTCGTCGATGGATTCCGCCCGCATTTCTTTGGCCCGTATCCCAAGGCGGGCCCGCTGCATCCGTTGCACGTCGTGCAGACGGTACTCCTGGTCTGCCGCAGCGGTTGGCTCCTGATCGAGGCAAGACGTCAGGGGCGGGCGCGAGACGTCCGGCAGTTGCTCACGCAATGCCTCGTCAGCCTGGGCCTCTACTCGCTCGCGGCGACCGACTACGCGGTGAACTACGGCGTCGACTTCTATCCGGTGGGGGTGCTGTTTATCGCGATCAGTCTCGGGATACTCGCGACGTCGATCGTCCGCTATGGGCTGATGGGTCCCTATCTGCTGGCCGCGACGGTCGCGCACGAAGTGGCCACGCCGCTGGCGGCGATCGGCCTGCACGCGGACGAGCTGCGCGCTGTCCTGCCGGAGCTGCTGCGCGGGTATCGGCTGGCGGTGCAGCACCGGTTGTGCGCCGACAGTTTGTATCCCGGACAGCTGGAGCGGCTGCCGACGCTTGCGTCGTCGATCCGGCGCCAGGTCGACACCACCAGCACGGTGGTCGAGATGTCCCTGGCGTCCTTTACGCTGGACCGACTCGATCGCCACAGCTTCGCGGCCTATCCGATACGGGGCTGTGTCGACGCCGCCGTGGATCGCTTTCCGTTCCGTCCGGGTGAGCGGGACCGCGTATCGGTCGACGCGATCGATACGGACATCCGGTTTTTCGGCTCCGACTCGCTCGTGATCTTCGTGATCTTCAATCTGCTGAAAAATGCCCTGTACGCGATCCACGCCAACGGCCGTGGGCAGATCGAGATCGACGCGCATCGCAGCAACGGTTACTGCGTGGTGCGTTTCAGCGATACGGGGCCGGGCATCGCCCCTGATGTGCTCCCTCAAATTTTCGACGCCTTTTTCTCGACCAAGTCGCACGGTCGCGGCGCCGGCATGGGCCTGAGTTTTTGCCGCCGCGCATGTGAAGCGCTCGGTGGCACCATCACGTGTGAATCCGTTCCCGGCATCCGCACCACGTTCACGATCCGGCTGCCGGAGCCCGGGGCGCCGGCGGACCCGACACTGAACGGTCCGCCGGCGCTCCCCCCGCGCTATCGCATCGGGTAG
- a CDS encoding creatininase family protein codes for MKCLPRAILAALAVTVAQAVLAQAPGTVQLEDMTWTELRDSIRAGKTTILIPIGGTEQSGPYVALGKHNARVRVLSERIAEGLGNAIVAPVIAYVPEGGYAPPTSHMRFPGTITVPDDVFEKTLESAANSFRVHGFTNIVFLGDHGGYQNDIKQSVARLNKSWAGTGARAFVPAAYYGTSSDGYDQILREHGVPGAEIGTHAGLADTALLLAVEPRMVRVDQLRNAAKPGAVDGVYGGDPRHASVELGRLGTDAIVSRTVDAIRKDIAGR; via the coding sequence ATGAAATGCCTGCCACGCGCCATCCTCGCCGCCCTCGCTGTCACCGTCGCGCAAGCCGTGCTCGCCCAGGCGCCGGGCACGGTGCAACTCGAAGACATGACCTGGACTGAACTGCGCGACAGCATCCGGGCCGGCAAGACCACGATCCTGATTCCGATCGGCGGGACCGAGCAAAGCGGGCCGTACGTCGCGCTCGGCAAGCACAACGCGCGGGTCAGGGTGCTGTCCGAGCGGATCGCGGAAGGGCTCGGCAACGCGATCGTCGCGCCCGTCATCGCCTATGTGCCCGAGGGTGGCTATGCGCCGCCGACGTCGCACATGCGCTTCCCGGGCACGATCACCGTGCCCGACGACGTCTTCGAAAAGACCCTCGAATCCGCGGCCAACAGCTTCCGCGTCCATGGCTTCACCAACATCGTGTTCCTCGGCGACCACGGCGGCTACCAGAACGACATCAAGCAATCCGTGGCCCGGCTGAACAAGTCGTGGGCCGGCACGGGGGCGCGCGCGTTCGTGCCGGCCGCGTACTACGGCACCAGTTCCGACGGTTATGACCAGATCCTGCGCGAGCACGGCGTGCCGGGCGCGGAGATCGGCACGCATGCGGGGCTGGCCGACACGGCGCTGCTGCTGGCGGTCGAGCCGCGCATGGTCAGGGTCGACCAGCTGCGCAACGCCGCGAAGCCGGGCGCCGTCGACGGCGTCTACGGCGGCGATCCGCGTCATGCGAGTGTCGAACTCGGCCGGCTGGGCACCGACGCCATCGTGTCGCGCACCGTCGATGCGATCAGAAAGGACATCGCCGGCCGCTGA
- a CDS encoding response regulator, with product MPIRILLVEDDVPLSALIADYLRTHQYEVDRLFDGADAVATIVARHPDLVLLDINLPGKDGFEICRDARTQYDGIVIMMTARDEQFDELLGLEFGADDFLHKPIEPRILLARIKAHLRRVRMRPDDVEPASPHRFEFGKFSIDRADRKVRLPDGSAPRLTSTEFDLLWALVCRAGEVVSRKDLTLLLRGIEFDGFDRSIDGRISKLRRKLRDDLMEPKRIKTIRGKGYQFSKHAWD from the coding sequence ATGCCCATCCGAATCCTGCTCGTCGAAGACGACGTCCCATTGTCCGCACTGATCGCAGACTATCTGCGCACGCATCAGTACGAGGTGGACCGCCTGTTCGACGGCGCCGACGCCGTCGCCACGATCGTCGCACGTCACCCCGACCTGGTGCTGCTCGACATCAACCTGCCGGGCAAGGACGGCTTCGAGATTTGTCGCGACGCACGCACGCAGTACGACGGCATCGTCATCATGATGACGGCTCGCGACGAACAGTTCGACGAGTTGCTCGGCCTGGAATTCGGCGCGGACGACTTTCTCCACAAGCCGATCGAGCCGCGCATCCTGCTCGCGCGGATCAAGGCCCACCTGCGACGGGTGCGCATGCGCCCGGACGATGTCGAGCCGGCATCGCCTCATCGTTTCGAGTTCGGCAAGTTTTCGATCGACCGGGCCGATCGCAAGGTGCGTCTTCCCGACGGCAGCGCACCCCGCCTGACGTCGACCGAGTTCGACCTGCTGTGGGCGCTCGTCTGCCGCGCCGGCGAGGTGGTCAGCCGAAAAGACCTGACGCTGCTGCTGCGCGGCATCGAGTTCGACGGCTTCGACCGCTCGATCGACGGCCGCATTTCGAAGCTGCGCCGCAAGCTGCGTGACGACCTGATGGAACCGAAGCGAATCAAGACGATTCGCGGCAAGGGCTATCAGTTCAGCAAGCACGCGTGGGACTGA
- the benC gene encoding benzoate 1,2-dioxygenase electron transfer component BenC, whose amino-acid sequence MSSYKIALNFEDGVTRFIDCKAGEKVLDAAFRAKINLPMDCSDGVCGTCKCRAESGSYDLGDDYIDDALTEDEKDGGLVLTCQMVPQSDCVIAVPTSSVACKTGQSSFAATVTKVEQHNDAAVVLELDVGAAAPVFLPGQYVNIDVPASGQHRSYSFSSAPADAKVSFLIKKIPGGVMSTWLESAQPGDTLELHGPLGSFYLRDVQRPLLFLAGGTGLAPFLSMLEVLARAGSQQKMHLIYGVTRELDLVLVDAIEAYAAKLPNFSFATVVADAASSHPRKGWVTQHIPAEALNDGDVDVYLCGPPPMVDAVRQYFDDEGVKPNSFHYEKFTPNVTAKAA is encoded by the coding sequence ATGTCCAGCTACAAGATTGCACTGAATTTCGAGGACGGGGTAACCCGCTTCATCGACTGCAAGGCCGGCGAGAAGGTGCTCGACGCGGCCTTCCGCGCGAAGATCAACCTGCCGATGGATTGCTCCGACGGCGTGTGCGGCACCTGCAAGTGCCGCGCCGAAAGCGGCAGCTACGACCTCGGCGACGATTACATCGACGACGCGCTCACCGAAGACGAAAAGGACGGCGGCCTCGTGCTGACCTGCCAGATGGTGCCGCAAAGCGATTGCGTGATCGCGGTGCCGACGTCGTCGGTCGCGTGCAAGACCGGCCAGAGCAGCTTCGCCGCCACGGTGACGAAGGTCGAGCAGCACAACGACGCGGCCGTCGTGCTCGAACTGGACGTCGGCGCGGCCGCGCCCGTTTTCCTGCCGGGCCAGTACGTGAACATCGACGTGCCCGCGAGCGGGCAGCACCGGTCCTACTCGTTCTCGTCGGCGCCGGCCGATGCGAAGGTCAGCTTCCTGATCAAGAAGATCCCCGGCGGCGTGATGAGCACGTGGCTCGAATCGGCGCAGCCCGGCGACACGCTGGAACTGCACGGGCCGCTCGGCAGCTTCTACCTGCGCGACGTGCAGCGGCCGCTGCTGTTCCTCGCGGGCGGCACGGGGCTGGCGCCGTTCCTGTCGATGCTCGAGGTGCTCGCGCGCGCCGGGTCGCAGCAGAAGATGCACCTGATCTACGGCGTGACGCGCGAGCTCGACCTCGTGCTGGTCGACGCGATCGAAGCCTACGCGGCGAAACTTCCGAACTTCAGCTTCGCGACGGTCGTCGCGGATGCGGCGTCGAGCCATCCGCGCAAGGGCTGGGTCACGCAGCACATCCCGGCCGAGGCGCTGAACGACGGGGACGTCGACGTGTATCTGTGCGGGCCGCCGCCGATGGTCGACGCGGTGCGCCAGTATTTCGACGACGAAGGCGTGAAGCCGAACAGCTTCCACTACGAGAAGTTCACCCCCAACGTCACGGCAAAGGCGGCGTGA
- a CDS encoding YncE family protein, with amino-acid sequence MQPRFLRHLRFSRPAIVIVAALAVGARGAVAAAAVATVPGMPPVLHPDNLYSEAQAGRMSAAVAGALPRIYVPNLRSNDVYVIDPATYQVVDRFAVGRSPQHVVPAWDLQTLWVANNAEGRTDGSLTPIDPKTGKPGQPVSVDDPYNMYFTPDGQDAIVVAEAHARLDFRDPKTMALKSSLDVPHCKGINHADFSIDGRYALFTCEFGGKLAKIDFVNRKVVGYLELDRKGMPQDIRVSPDGKVFYVADMMADGVYVIDGDAFTKLGFIPTGVGTHGLYPSRDGTKLYIANRGSNRVHGPRHGKGSVSVLDFATRQVVATWPIPGGGSPDMGNVSADGTTLWLSGRFDDVVYAIDTASGAVRSIPVGMEPHGLTVWPQPGRYSLGHTGNMR; translated from the coding sequence ATGCAACCGCGCTTTCTCCGTCATCTTCGCTTCTCCCGTCCCGCGATCGTCATCGTGGCGGCGCTGGCTGTCGGTGCCCGCGGGGCGGTCGCGGCGGCTGCCGTCGCGACCGTACCCGGCATGCCGCCCGTCCTTCATCCCGACAACCTGTACAGCGAGGCGCAGGCCGGCCGCATGAGCGCGGCGGTAGCGGGCGCGTTGCCGCGCATCTATGTGCCGAACCTGAGATCGAACGACGTCTACGTGATCGACCCGGCCACGTATCAGGTCGTCGACCGGTTCGCCGTTGGCCGCAGTCCGCAGCACGTCGTGCCGGCATGGGACCTGCAGACGCTGTGGGTCGCGAACAATGCGGAAGGGCGAACCGACGGCAGCCTGACGCCGATCGATCCGAAGACGGGCAAGCCCGGCCAGCCGGTGAGCGTCGACGATCCGTACAACATGTATTTCACGCCCGACGGCCAGGACGCGATCGTGGTGGCCGAAGCGCATGCGCGGCTCGACTTCCGCGACCCGAAAACGATGGCGCTGAAATCGAGCCTCGATGTGCCGCACTGCAAGGGCATCAACCATGCCGACTTCTCGATCGACGGCCGGTATGCGCTCTTCACGTGCGAGTTCGGCGGCAAGCTGGCCAAGATCGATTTCGTGAACCGCAAGGTGGTCGGCTATCTCGAGCTCGACCGGAAAGGAATGCCGCAGGACATTCGCGTGTCGCCCGACGGCAAGGTGTTCTATGTCGCCGACATGATGGCGGACGGGGTGTACGTCATCGATGGCGACGCCTTCACGAAGCTCGGCTTCATCCCGACCGGCGTCGGGACGCACGGCCTGTACCCGAGCCGCGACGGCACGAAGCTCTATATCGCGAATCGCGGCTCCAATCGCGTCCATGGGCCGCGTCACGGCAAGGGCAGCGTCTCGGTGCTCGATTTCGCGACCCGCCAGGTGGTCGCGACCTGGCCGATTCCCGGCGGCGGCAGCCCCGACATGGGCAACGTCAGCGCGGACGGCACCACGCTGTGGCTGTCGGGCCGTTTCGATGACGTCGTCTACGCGATCGACACCGCGAGCGGCGCGGTCCGGTCGATTCCCGTCGGCATGGAGCCGCACGGCCTGACGGTGTGGCCGCAGCCGGGCCGCTATTCGCTGGGCCATACGGGAAACATGCGGTAG
- a CDS encoding zinc ribbon domain-containing protein YjdM, which produces MNAAPACPQCAMENTYPDGTLTVCADCGHEWSAGAGAETGDEPAGDVVKDANGNVLSDGDSVVLIKDLRVKGSSITLKMGTKVKSIRLVGGDHEVDCKTDMGGFMLKACYLKKV; this is translated from the coding sequence ATGAACGCCGCCCCCGCCTGCCCGCAATGCGCGATGGAAAACACTTACCCGGACGGCACGCTGACCGTATGCGCGGACTGCGGCCATGAATGGTCGGCCGGCGCCGGCGCCGAAACGGGCGACGAACCGGCGGGCGACGTCGTCAAGGACGCCAACGGCAACGTGCTGTCGGATGGCGACTCGGTCGTACTGATCAAGGATTTGCGCGTGAAGGGCTCGTCGATCACGCTTAAGATGGGCACCAAGGTCAAGAGCATCCGGCTCGTCGGCGGCGATCACGAGGTCGACTGCAAGACCGACATGGGGGGCTTCATGCTGAAGGCCTGCTACCTGAAGAAAGTCTGA